In one window of Massilibacterium senegalense DNA:
- the sleB gene encoding spore cortex-lytic enzyme yields the protein MWKKCSICHWIILFLLVVFIGSHHTTFAFSDQVIQRGATGTDVTELQTRLKKIGYYKGEIDGVYGWSTYWAVRNFQDRFGLPVDGLVGSSTKQKLLRASGEVTLPKGIKKASNTPSGFSNNEIRLIANAVHGEARGEPYVGQVAVAAVILNRLENAAFPDTVSGVIFEPRAFTAVADGQIWLEPNETSRKAVIDAMNGWDPTGGAIYYFNPDTATSPWIWTRPQIKTIGNHIFCH from the coding sequence ATGTGGAAAAAATGTTCAATCTGTCATTGGATTATTCTTTTTTTACTTGTTGTTTTCATTGGAAGTCACCACACAACCTTTGCTTTTTCTGATCAAGTTATTCAGCGGGGAGCAACGGGAACTGATGTGACAGAATTACAAACACGACTTAAAAAAATAGGATATTACAAGGGAGAAATTGATGGGGTGTATGGTTGGTCCACTTATTGGGCGGTCCGTAATTTCCAAGACCGTTTTGGATTACCTGTTGACGGTTTAGTCGGAAGCAGCACGAAGCAAAAATTACTTCGGGCTAGTGGAGAAGTAACGCTTCCAAAAGGAATAAAAAAGGCATCTAATACTCCAAGTGGCTTCTCTAACAATGAAATACGTTTAATTGCGAATGCTGTTCATGGGGAAGCGAGAGGAGAACCATATGTTGGGCAAGTTGCAGTTGCTGCTGTTATTTTAAATCGTTTAGAAAATGCTGCATTTCCGGACACTGTATCGGGTGTCATTTTTGAACCACGCGCATTTACGGCAGTAGCTGATGGACAAATTTGGTTAGAGCCAAATGAAACATCAAGAAAAGCGGTAATTGATGCGATGAATGGATGGGATCCAACGGGAGGGGCGATTTATTATTTCAATCCAGATACAGCCACTAGCCCTTGGATTTGGACACGTCCTCAAATTAAAACCATTGGTAATCACATTTTCTGTCATTAA